A genomic stretch from Hemicordylus capensis ecotype Gifberg chromosome 1, rHemCap1.1.pri, whole genome shotgun sequence includes:
- the LOC128351554 gene encoding uncharacterized protein LOC128351554, producing MRHLHTLVKAFRDPDMYRQSVPLGPTSDDPPPTPSIYTHTHTTVPSVGPSSTFPSREPPFPGLRTTSAPGLCVVPIGGLASTPPRIAALCPDARPEASTQNRLRTELATSPTRPGRGTRVVCQPQASQGDPAWRLRKGRCETLTPRPQRPVSSSPSDRLARSLTSAPQTFLPSPPPLLPPPPSWLSRALPPSVHSQAASHPVHLDPPGRGLRGGGGTEHHRHGRRRRRSPPASESRFGRIPEQRGKIRRATIGGVVAAASSGSGGFSLLAYLLPFYSASVGSISFRTEWSNSACPGTEHKQQKLREPFMMAVMKELRH from the exons ATGAGGCACCTCCATACTTTAGTAAAAGCATTTAGGGACCCCGATATG TACCGGCAAAGCGTACCTCTGGGCCCAACAAGTGACGACCCACCCCCCACGCcctctatatacacacacacacacactaccgtCCCCTCCGTAGGTCCAAGTTCTACCTTCCCATCTCGAGAGCCTCCTTTTCCAGGCCTACGGACCACCTCCGCGCCGGGGCTGTGTGTGGTCCCTATCGGCGGACTCGCCTCCACTCCCCCGCGGATCGCAGCCCTCTGCCCCGACGCCCGACCTGAAGCGTCGACGCAAAATCGCCTCAGAACCGAACTCGCCACATCGCCCACTCGACCAGGCCGCGGCACTCGCGTTGTCTGCCAGCCGCAGGCCTCGCAGGGTGACCCGGCCTGGCGGCTTAGGAAAGGCCGCTGCGAGACGCTGACTCCTCGGCCGCAGCGTCCTGTTTCTTCCTCACCAAGTGACCgactcgctcgctcactcacctCGGCGCCCCAGACTTTCCTTCCGTCGCCACCGCCGCTGCTCCCgccgcctccttcctggctttccAGAGCCCTCCCCCCCTCAGTCCATAGCCAGGCGGCGTCGCACCCCGTCCATCTTGATCCTCCCGGCAGAGGattgaggggagggggggggacggAGCACCACAGACacgggagaaggaggaggaggagcccgccAGCCTCAGAGTCACGCTTTGGCCGAATCCCGGAGCAGCGCGGGAAGATACGGAGGGCCACCATAGGGGGCGTTGTGGCGGCGGCTTCCTCTGGCTCCGGCGGCTTTTCGCTTCTGGCGTACCTCTTGCCTTTCTACTCCGCCTCAGTCGGTTCGATAAGCTTCAGGACGGAGTGGAGCAACAGCGCTTGTCCAG